Proteins found in one Planococcus citri chromosome 2, ihPlaCitr1.1, whole genome shotgun sequence genomic segment:
- the LOC135834758 gene encoding uncharacterized protein LOC135834758, translated as MIVGGFMGMSHRYAMLTAVSQQRSQNSHIYHNNTSQFYTSNTPGSVNILLGGAMLGTMILFLIWMCYFCRCKVPKSEETSSTTSTPPYWIDIDSDTNERGLAYEDDIYQSFRRYSGDINLRRPSPPPTYESVFNLPPTYEDALKSMNPEKESK; from the exons ATGATCGTCGGAGGATTTATGGGTATGTCACACAGATACGCAATGCTTACTGCAGTGTCACAACAAAGAAGTCAGAATTCGCACATTTATCATAATAATACATCGCAGTTTTACACCTCTAATACACCCGGATCGGTTAATATATTATTAGGAGG AGCGATGCTCGGTACGATGATTTTATTCCTGATATGGATGTGTTACTTTTGCCGCTGTAAAGTACCAAAATCAGAGGAAACTAGTTCGACCACATCGACGCCTCCATATTGGATCGATATCGATAGTGATACGAACGAAAGAGGACTCGCGTACGAAGATGAC ATTTACCAGTCATTTCGTCGATACTCGGGTGACATCAATTTACGTCGTCCCAGTCCACCGCCGACTTACGAATCTGTGTTCAATTTACCGCCTACTTACGAAGACGCTTTGAAATCGATGAATCCggaaaaagaaagtaaatag